A stretch of the Acyrthosiphon pisum isolate AL4f chromosome A2, pea_aphid_22Mar2018_4r6ur, whole genome shotgun sequence genome encodes the following:
- the LOC100166748 gene encoding zinc finger protein 525-like, whose product MENYNPYSCNVCDKSFSKCSSLTTHRRTHTGEKPYPCDVCDKSFSQSGSLKRHRRTHTGEKPYACDVCDKSFGQSSSLTEHRRTHTGEKPYACDVCDKSFGQSSSLTKHRRTHTGDKPYACDSCDKSYGESGSLTRHRRTHTGERPYACDLCDESFIECGHLTTHRRTHTNERPYACDVCDRSFGQSSSLTKHRRTHTGDKPYACDSCDKSFGESGSLTRHRRTHTGEKSKVGLGVQRVVICIDQICSVIQGT is encoded by the coding sequence ATGGAGAATTATAATCCTTATTCGTGCAATGTATGCGACAAATCGTTCAGTAAATGTAGCAGTTTGACAACACACCGGCGCACGCACACCGGCGAAAAACCGTACCCTTGCGATGTCTGTGATAAATCGTTCAGTCAAAGCGGCAGTCTAAAGAGacatcgacgcacgcacactggcgaaaaaccgtacgcTTGTGATGTATGTGACAAATCGTTCGGTCAAAGCAGCAGTTTGACGGAACATCGGCGCACgcacactggcgaaaaaccgtacgcTTGTGACGTATGTGACAAATCGTTCGGTCAAAGCAGCAGTTTGACGAAGCATCGGCGCACGCACACCGGAGATAAGCCGTACGCGTGTGATTCGTGTGACAAGTCGTACGGCGAGAGCGGCAGTCTGACAAGACATCGGCGCACGCACACCGGCGAAAGACCGTACGCGTGTGATTTGTGCGACGAGTCGTTCATTGAATGTGGTCATTTGACGACACACCGACGCACGCACACTAACGAAAGACCGTACGCTTGCGATGTATGTGACAGGTCGTTCGGCCAAAGTAGCAGCTTGACGAAGCATCGGCGCACGCACACCGGCGATAAGCCGTACGCGTGTGATTCGTGTGACAAGTCGTTCGGCGAGAGCGGCAGTCTGACAAGACATCGGCGCACGCACACCGGCGAAAAATCAAAAGTGGGTCTTGGCGTACAACGTGTCGTAATCTGTATTGATCAAATATGCAGCGTGATCCAAGGAACGTAA